In the genome of Bacteroidota bacterium, one region contains:
- a CDS encoding response regulator produces MKKLTGKIILVDNEKYEKELLEKSLQQKDWDVEIEYFTHSLDALEYLKKTKDAIFLIISEFDLVKMNGLEMKKAIDEHLEASKRAVPFIFLSNTETKQDLKDAYLYRVGGSFKKPSNVDKQAEIFDIIIRYWIVNNHPNKLFSKENSDFIE; encoded by the coding sequence ATGAAAAAGCTTACCGGAAAAATTATCCTCGTTGATAATGAAAAATATGAAAAAGAACTTTTGGAAAAGTCTTTACAGCAAAAAGACTGGGATGTCGAAATAGAATATTTCACCCACTCTTTGGACGCTCTGGAATATTTGAAAAAAACGAAGGATGCGATATTTCTGATAATTTCAGAATTTGATTTGGTTAAAATGAATGGACTTGAGATGAAAAAAGCGATAGACGAACATCTTGAAGCATCTAAAAGAGCAGTGCCTTTTATTTTTTTAAGCAACACCGAAACAAAACAGGATCTTAAAGACGCATATCTTTATCGCGTGGGAGGTTCTTTCAAAAAACCATCCAATGTTGATAAACAAGCAGAAATATTTGACATAATAATCAGATATTGGATAGTCAACAACCATCCTAATAAATTATTTAGTAAAGAAAACAGCGACTTTATTGAGTAA